The Delphinus delphis chromosome 2, mDelDel1.2, whole genome shotgun sequence genome contains a region encoding:
- the YY1 gene encoding transcriptional repressor protein YY1, protein MASGDTLYIATDGSEMPAEIVELHEIEVETIPVETIETTVVGEEEEEDDDDEDGGGGDHGGGGGHGHAGGHHHHHHHHHHPPMIALQPLVTDDPTQVHHHQEVILVQTREEVVGGDDSDGLRAEDGFEDQILIPVPAPAGGDDDYIEQTLVTVAAAGKSGGGGSSSSGGGRVKKGGGKKSGKKGYLGGGAGAAGGADAGNKKWEQKQVQIKTLEGEFSVTMWSSDEKKDIDHETVVEEQIIGENSPPDYSEYMTGKKLPPGGIPGIDLSDPKQLAEFARMKPRKIKEDDAPRTIACPHKGCTKMFRDNSAMRKHLHTHGPRVHVCAECGKAFVESSKLKRHQLVHTGEKPFQCTFEGCGKRFSLDFNLRTHVRIHTGDRPYVCPFDGCNKKFAQSTNLKSHILTHAKAKNNQ, encoded by the exons ATGGCCTCGGGCGACACCCTCTACATCGCCACGGACGGCTCGGAGATGCCGGCCGAGATCGTGGAGCTGCACGAGATCGAGGTGGAGACCATCCCGGTGGAGACCATCGAGACCACGGTGGTgggcgaggaggaggaggaggacgacgaCGACGaggacggcggcggcggcgaccaCGGCGGCGGGGGCGGCCACGGGCACGCGGGcggccaccaccaccaccaccaccaccatcaccacccgcCCATGATCGCGCTGCAGCCGCTCGTCACCGACGACCCGACCCAGGTGCACCACCACCAGGAGGTGATCCTGGTGCAGACGCGCGAGGAGGTGGTGGGCGGCGACGACTCGGACGGGCTGCGCGCCGAGGACGGCTTCGAGGACCAGATCCTCATCCCGGTGCCCGCGCCTGCCGGCGGCGACGACGACTACATTGAGCAGACGCTGGTCACCGTGGCGGCGGCGGGCaagagcggcggcggcggctcgtCGTCGTCGGGCGGCGGCCGCGTCAAGAAGGGCGGCGGCAAGAAGAGCGGCAAGAAGGGCTACCTcggcggcggggccggggcggcggGCGGCGCGGACGCGGGCAACAAGAAGTGGGAGCAGAAGCAGGTGCAGATCAAGACCCTGGAGGGCGAGTTCTCGGTCACCATGTGGTCCTCAG atgaaaaaaaagatattgaccATGAGACGGTGGTTGAAGAACAGATCATTGGAGAGAACTCACCTCCCGATTATTCAGAGTATATGACAGGAAAGAAACTTCCTCCTGGAGGGATACCTGGCATTGATCTCTCAGATCCCAAACAACTAGCAGAATTTGCTAG AATGAagccaagaaaaattaaagaagatgatGCTCCAAGAACAATAGCTTGCCCTCATAAA GGCTGCACAAAGATGTTCAGGGATAACTCTGCCATGAGAAAACATCTGCACACCCACGGCCCCAGAGTCCACGTCTGTGCAGAGTGTGGCAAAGCTTTTGTTGAGAGCTCAAAACTAAAACGACACCAACTggttcatactggagagaagccctTTCAG TGCACGTTCGAAGGCTGCGGGAAACGCTTTTCACTGGACTTCAATTTGCGCACGCATGTGCGAATCCATACCGGAGACAGGCCCTATGTGTGCCCCTTCGACGGTTGTAATAAGAAGTTCGCTCAGTCGACTAACCTGAAATCTCACATCTTAACACATGCTAAGGCCAAAAACAACCagtga